Proteins from a single region of Amycolatopsis sp. CA-230715:
- a CDS encoding ABC transporter ATP-binding protein: MSEVLIEVRELERRYARGRVRALRSVSFDVHAGQRFGIVGESGSGKSTLVRLLAALDQPTAGTVTFDGRRVDGVGERRLKFLRQNLQIVFQDPMGSLDPRMRVRDILCEPLGKPRDHADRVDELLEAVGLPLDAATRYPHQFSGGQRQRISIARALAPRPKVLIADEPVSALDVSVRKQILALLANLTERFELTMVFVSHDLAVVRHVCDTVAVMRRGEIVEQGEVDQVYDHPEHPYTRQLVAAAPNLRAALARLEGAS, encoded by the coding sequence ATGAGCGAAGTGCTGATCGAGGTTCGTGAGCTGGAACGCCGCTACGCCCGCGGCCGGGTGCGCGCGTTGCGCAGCGTTTCGTTCGACGTGCACGCGGGGCAGCGGTTCGGGATCGTCGGCGAGTCCGGCTCCGGGAAGTCCACTTTGGTCAGATTGCTCGCCGCGCTCGACCAGCCCACCGCGGGCACGGTGACCTTCGACGGCAGGCGCGTGGACGGTGTGGGTGAGCGGCGGCTGAAGTTCCTGCGTCAGAACCTGCAGATCGTGTTCCAGGATCCGATGGGCTCACTTGATCCCCGGATGCGGGTGCGCGACATCCTGTGCGAGCCGCTCGGCAAACCCCGGGACCACGCGGACCGCGTCGATGAGCTGCTCGAAGCCGTCGGGCTGCCGCTCGACGCCGCTACCCGCTACCCGCATCAGTTCTCCGGTGGGCAACGGCAGCGCATTTCGATCGCCCGCGCGCTGGCACCGCGGCCGAAGGTGCTGATCGCCGACGAGCCGGTCAGCGCGCTGGACGTCTCGGTCCGCAAACAGATCTTGGCGCTGCTGGCGAATCTCACCGAACGGTTCGAGCTGACCATGGTGTTCGTCTCCCACGACCTCGCGGTGGTGCGGCATGTGTGCGACACGGTGGCGGTCATGCGGCGCGGCGAAATCGTCGAGCAAGGCGAGGTCGATCAGGTCTACGACCACCCCGAGCACCCCTACACCCGGCAGCTCGTCGCGGCGGCGCCGAACCTGCGCGCGGCGCTCGCCCGGCTGGAAGGAGCATCGTGA
- a CDS encoding ABC transporter permease has protein sequence MTAVKTGRSTLITGAVLVGLVVVLALVSFLWTPHDPVKVDATARLLGPTGEHLFGTDKFGRDVASQIMVGARTTLYVGVVAVGVAAVIGTPLGILAGMSRRWLGEFVMRANDLLLAFPALLLAIMLGAVFGASTLTAMIAIGVATVPSFARIARSGTLRVMSSEYVLAARAAGRSRPFIARRHVLPNIAGLLIVQCSVSFAIAVLSEAALSFLGFGTRPPTPSWGRMLQESQELLTVQPRLAIVPGLAIAIAVLGFNLLGDGLRDRCDPRLGGRS, from the coding sequence ATGACGGCCGTGAAGACGGGGCGGTCGACGCTCATCACCGGCGCGGTTCTCGTCGGCCTCGTGGTGGTGCTCGCGCTGGTCTCGTTCCTGTGGACCCCGCACGACCCGGTGAAGGTCGACGCGACGGCGCGCCTGCTCGGGCCGACCGGTGAGCACCTGTTCGGCACCGACAAGTTCGGTCGTGACGTGGCCAGCCAGATCATGGTCGGCGCTCGCACCACGCTCTACGTCGGCGTGGTCGCGGTCGGTGTCGCCGCGGTCATCGGCACCCCGCTCGGCATCCTCGCCGGAATGTCGCGGCGCTGGCTCGGCGAGTTCGTCATGCGCGCCAACGATCTCTTGCTCGCTTTTCCCGCGCTGCTGCTGGCGATCATGCTCGGCGCGGTCTTCGGGGCGAGCACGCTCACCGCGATGATCGCGATCGGCGTGGCCACCGTGCCCTCGTTCGCCAGGATCGCCCGATCCGGCACGTTGCGGGTGATGAGCAGCGAGTACGTCCTCGCGGCGCGCGCGGCGGGGCGGTCGCGGCCGTTCATCGCGCGCAGGCACGTGCTCCCGAACATCGCCGGGCTGCTGATCGTGCAGTGCTCGGTGTCGTTCGCGATCGCCGTGCTTTCCGAAGCGGCGCTGTCCTTCCTCGGGTTCGGCACCCGCCCGCCGACCCCGTCGTGGGGGCGAATGCTGCAGGAGTCGCAGGAACTGCTCACCGTGCAGCCGCGGCTCGCGATCGTGCCCGGTCTCGCGATCGCGATCGCCGTGCTCGGCTTCAACCTGCTCGGTGACGGCCTGCGCGACCGGTGCGACCCCCGGCTCGGTGGTCGCTCATGA
- a CDS encoding HpcH/HpaI aldolase/citrate lyase family protein codes for MRSPKDFFAPLAVGAPAPVREIPPLPSRMIHFFDPSNEKMVAKAPDIAKKVDVLLGNLEDAVRADRKEAARQGLVDVAKANDFGQTQLWTRVNSLDSPWVLDDLITLVTEIGDKLDVIMVPKVEGAQDIHYVDRLLAQLEARAGLTEPLLVHAILETASGVANVEEIAGASPRMQGISLGPADLAASRRMKTTRVGGGHPGYLVRTDPTGEDLTEGRTTYQQDLWHYTVARMVDACAANGILPYYGPFGDIRDVVACEDQFRNAFLLGCVGAWSLHPAQIDIAKKVFSPEPSDVAWARRVIAAMGDGTGAVMIDGKMQDDASVKQCRVVAELADALAARDPELAAAYDAATKEALENA; via the coding sequence ATGCGTTCGCCGAAGGACTTCTTCGCACCGCTGGCTGTCGGTGCGCCCGCACCCGTGCGGGAGATTCCGCCGCTGCCGTCCCGCATGATCCACTTCTTCGACCCCAGCAACGAGAAGATGGTGGCGAAGGCGCCGGACATCGCCAAGAAGGTCGATGTGCTGCTCGGCAACCTCGAAGACGCCGTGCGCGCCGATCGCAAGGAAGCGGCGCGCCAAGGCCTCGTCGACGTCGCGAAGGCCAACGACTTCGGCCAGACCCAGCTGTGGACCAGGGTCAACAGCCTCGATTCGCCCTGGGTCCTCGACGACCTGATCACGCTCGTCACCGAGATCGGCGACAAGCTCGACGTGATCATGGTGCCGAAGGTCGAGGGCGCGCAGGACATCCACTACGTCGACCGGCTGCTCGCGCAGCTCGAAGCGCGCGCCGGGCTGACCGAGCCGCTGCTCGTGCACGCCATCCTGGAGACGGCGAGCGGCGTCGCGAACGTCGAAGAGATCGCCGGCGCCAGCCCGCGCATGCAGGGCATCTCGCTCGGCCCCGCCGACCTCGCGGCGAGCAGGCGGATGAAGACGACGCGCGTCGGCGGCGGCCACCCCGGATACCTGGTGCGCACCGACCCCACCGGCGAAGATCTGACCGAAGGCCGCACGACCTACCAGCAGGACCTGTGGCACTACACGGTCGCGCGCATGGTCGACGCGTGCGCGGCCAACGGGATCCTGCCCTACTACGGCCCGTTCGGGGACATCCGCGACGTCGTGGCGTGCGAGGACCAGTTCCGCAACGCGTTCCTGCTCGGCTGCGTCGGCGCGTGGAGCCTGCACCCGGCGCAGATCGACATCGCGAAGAAGGTGTTCTCGCCGGAGCCGTCCGACGTGGCGTGGGCCCGGCGCGTGATCGCGGCCATGGGCGACGGCACGGGCGCGGTGATGATCGACGGGAAGATGCAGGACGACGCGTCGGTCAAGCAGTGCAGGGTGGTCGCCGAACTGGCGGACGCGCTCGCCGCACGCGACCCTGAACTGGCCGCGGCCTACGACGCCGCGACAAAGGAGGCTCTGGAGAATGCCTGA
- a CDS encoding ATP-binding cassette domain-containing protein: protein MNAVLEVENLTVSAGGPPLVSGVSFTVGTGERVGLIGESGSGKSLTSLAVLGLLPEGLRASGSVRFEGRELLGAPERELSRLRGREMSMVFQEPMTALNPAMRAGPQIAEVLLVHRTRPDRRAARAAAMELLEAVGLPSRTARAYPHQLSGGQRQRVLLAIALANDPALLICDEPTTALDVTVQAQVLDLIGAGIAEREAALLFITHDLAVVATICRQVLVMHDGAIVESGPVARVLTSPAHEYTRSLLAASDLEAS, encoded by the coding sequence ATGAACGCCGTGCTGGAAGTCGAAAACCTCACCGTCTCCGCGGGCGGCCCGCCATTGGTCAGCGGGGTTTCCTTCACCGTGGGCACCGGCGAACGGGTCGGCTTGATCGGGGAGTCGGGGTCGGGGAAGTCCTTGACCTCGTTGGCGGTGCTGGGGCTGCTGCCGGAAGGGCTCCGCGCTTCGGGCTCGGTGCGTTTCGAGGGACGCGAACTGCTCGGCGCGCCCGAGCGCGAGCTGTCCCGGCTGCGCGGCCGCGAGATGTCGATGGTGTTCCAGGAGCCGATGACGGCGCTGAACCCCGCGATGCGCGCCGGGCCGCAGATCGCCGAGGTGCTGCTGGTCCACCGAACCAGACCGGATCGGCGTGCCGCGCGAGCCGCCGCGATGGAGCTGCTCGAAGCCGTCGGCCTGCCGTCGCGCACCGCTCGCGCGTACCCGCACCAGCTTTCCGGCGGGCAGCGTCAGCGCGTGCTGCTGGCGATCGCGCTGGCCAACGATCCCGCCCTGCTCATCTGCGACGAGCCGACCACGGCGCTCGACGTCACCGTGCAGGCCCAGGTCCTCGATCTCATCGGGGCCGGGATCGCCGAACGGGAGGCCGCGCTGCTGTTCATCACGCACGACCTCGCCGTCGTCGCGACGATCTGCCGCCAGGTGCTCGTGATGCACGACGGCGCCATCGTCGAATCCGGCCCGGTGGCCCGCGTGCTCACTTCGCCCGCGCACGAGTACACCCGTTCGCTGCTGGCGGCGTCCGATCTGGAGGCGTCATGA
- a CDS encoding toll/interleukin-1 receptor domain-containing protein: MPDVFISYDRDDDAQVKRVVTRLERAGLDVFLDTERIKPFKSISDSVRAALNGSRVLLAYYSVTYPSRWYCQEELTAAYLAGDGRVLLVNPESSIDHIGPERLRDTLIASHPATKEALDRLVGEVVARVAETGGVIGDFGGREPRWLTERPRAAAPNPFAGRWAEQWWLHSALRPIGPLTERAPAPVVAVHGVAGIGKTALAVEYVRRFGSAFSGGVAWQPEREQDGADRLWVLDDVRGEPAEVRRLLPREAACLLLTRDPRLAELGVSLELGDLETELPEDLSEAASGDTGLRIRLGKAGAVLDPPHILDGLYSTPATQLAPTIDRLLPEVRDSWDAVRVFTAVAPSPVSVLLLADALAVARGTNRAAEFESAHEHVVALLSRGVLRGSPLGEEFELPPAFALALRQGDPEPAQAERLRAATLRVLTLRTRSSRPAVASRSQRTKLDEEEQRGAHRVLNELRYRIAVRELPSGEGSLQKALGSLHTLMVRLREIRADLHPLALRRSTAVRPGLESIFGRLLDDLLPHLLTRWHPRLDEHLELRPSDVGSNSHELAWPHNAELRKELAQFQAEAREIANELGVLSGTPFAR, translated from the coding sequence ATGCCGGACGTCTTCATCAGCTACGACCGCGACGACGACGCGCAGGTCAAGCGCGTGGTCACGAGGCTCGAACGCGCCGGGCTGGACGTTTTCCTCGACACCGAACGGATCAAGCCGTTCAAGTCCATTTCGGACAGTGTTCGAGCGGCACTGAACGGGAGCCGCGTGCTTCTCGCCTACTACAGCGTGACGTACCCGTCTCGGTGGTACTGCCAGGAGGAGCTGACCGCGGCGTATCTGGCGGGCGACGGACGGGTGCTGCTGGTCAACCCGGAGTCGTCGATCGACCACATCGGACCCGAGCGGCTGCGGGACACCTTGATCGCGAGCCACCCGGCCACGAAGGAGGCGCTCGACCGGCTCGTCGGCGAGGTCGTGGCGCGAGTGGCGGAGACCGGCGGGGTGATCGGCGACTTCGGGGGCCGGGAGCCCCGGTGGCTGACCGAGCGACCCCGTGCCGCGGCACCGAACCCCTTCGCCGGGCGGTGGGCCGAGCAGTGGTGGCTGCATTCGGCGCTGCGGCCGATCGGCCCGTTGACCGAGCGGGCGCCCGCACCGGTGGTCGCGGTGCACGGGGTCGCCGGGATCGGGAAGACCGCGCTCGCGGTCGAGTACGTACGCCGGTTCGGGTCGGCGTTCTCCGGCGGCGTGGCCTGGCAGCCCGAGCGCGAGCAGGACGGCGCGGATCGGCTGTGGGTGCTCGACGACGTTCGCGGCGAGCCGGCCGAAGTGCGGCGGCTGCTCCCCCGCGAGGCCGCGTGCCTGCTGCTTACCAGGGATCCGCGACTGGCGGAGCTGGGGGTGAGCCTGGAGCTGGGCGATCTCGAAACCGAGCTGCCCGAGGATCTGAGCGAGGCCGCGAGCGGCGACACCGGACTGCGGATCCGGCTCGGTAAAGCCGGGGCCGTGCTCGACCCGCCGCACATCCTGGACGGGCTGTACAGCACACCGGCGACCCAGCTGGCGCCCACGATCGACCGGCTGCTGCCCGAGGTGCGGGACTCCTGGGACGCGGTGCGCGTGTTCACGGCCGTCGCCCCGTCACCGGTGTCGGTGCTGCTGCTCGCCGATGCGCTCGCGGTCGCGCGCGGGACGAACCGGGCGGCCGAGTTCGAATCGGCGCACGAGCACGTTGTGGCGCTGTTGAGCCGCGGAGTGCTGCGCGGTTCGCCACTCGGCGAAGAATTCGAACTCCCACCGGCGTTCGCGCTCGCGCTGCGCCAAGGCGATCCGGAACCCGCCCAGGCGGAGCGGTTGCGCGCCGCGACCCTGCGCGTGCTGACGTTGCGAACCCGCTCGTCCCGGCCCGCGGTCGCTTCCCGGTCGCAGCGCACGAAACTGGACGAGGAAGAGCAGCGTGGCGCGCACCGCGTGCTCAACGAGTTGCGGTACCGCATCGCGGTCCGCGAACTGCCCTCCGGTGAAGGCTCCCTGCAGAAGGCTCTCGGCTCACTCCACACGTTGATGGTGCGTCTCCGCGAAATCCGGGCTGACCTGCACCCGCTCGCACTGCGGCGGTCGACAGCGGTGCGACCGGGGCTCGAATCGATCTTCGGCAGGCTGCTCGACGACCTGCTGCCGCACCTGCTCACCCGGTGGCACCCCCGGCTCGACGAGCACCTCGAACTCCGCCCATCCGACGTCGGCAGCAACAGCCACGAACTCGCCTGGCCGCACAACGCTGAACTGCGCAAGGAACTCGCGCAGTTCCAAGCAGAGGCCCGGGAGATCGCGAACGAACTCGGGGTGTTGAGCGGAACACCCTTCGCCCGGTAG
- a CDS encoding amidase, producing the protein MTDLSAVELVEAYRAGTVSPVEATDAVLARIEAREPGLHALYALDQARARFAAKESEARWQAGEPLGPIDGVPLTIKENIATEGTPVPLGTAATELVPAPADAPAAARIREAGGVLLAKTTMPDYGMLTSGLSSFHTTSRNPWDRARTPGGSSAGAAAAAAAGYGPLHVGTDIGGSIRLPAGWCGLVGLKPSFGRVPVDPPYIGRVAGPLTRTVADAALLMCVLARPDARDHMCLPPEELAWQDLEGDLRGLRVGLHLDAGTGLTVTEDIRAAVIEAARLFESAGAVVEPVDPFLTTEMLTGLDRFWRVRAWSDLSALPEQRRAKVLPYIADWARGGAELSGVDTYRAFAQIDALSAATLRATEPFDFVLSPTSPVPAPPAEWASPTNDPRRPFDHIGFTVPYNMSRQPAASVNCGYTADGQPIGLQISGRRFDDVGVLRTTAAYERLRPTQRPWPN; encoded by the coding sequence ATGACGGATCTGAGCGCGGTCGAACTCGTCGAGGCCTACCGGGCGGGCACGGTGTCACCGGTCGAGGCCACCGACGCGGTGCTGGCGAGGATCGAAGCACGGGAGCCCGGACTGCACGCGCTCTACGCGCTGGATCAGGCACGGGCGCGGTTCGCCGCGAAGGAGTCCGAAGCCCGCTGGCAGGCGGGTGAGCCGCTCGGCCCGATCGACGGCGTGCCCTTGACGATCAAGGAAAACATCGCCACCGAGGGAACTCCGGTCCCGCTGGGCACCGCCGCGACGGAGCTGGTGCCCGCGCCTGCCGACGCTCCCGCGGCGGCCCGGATCAGGGAAGCGGGCGGTGTCCTGCTCGCGAAGACCACCATGCCCGACTACGGCATGCTCACCTCGGGCCTGTCGAGCTTCCACACCACGAGCAGGAACCCGTGGGACCGCGCGCGCACGCCGGGCGGGTCGAGCGCGGGCGCCGCCGCGGCGGCCGCGGCGGGCTACGGCCCGCTGCACGTCGGCACCGACATTGGCGGCTCGATCCGGCTTCCCGCCGGCTGGTGCGGTCTCGTCGGGCTTAAGCCGAGCTTCGGCCGTGTCCCGGTGGATCCGCCCTACATCGGCAGGGTGGCGGGCCCGCTGACCAGGACCGTCGCCGATGCCGCGCTCCTGATGTGCGTGCTGGCCCGCCCCGACGCACGTGACCACATGTGCCTGCCGCCCGAGGAACTCGCTTGGCAGGATTTGGAAGGCGACCTGCGGGGGCTGCGCGTCGGCCTGCACCTCGATGCCGGTACCGGTCTGACCGTCACCGAAGACATCCGCGCCGCCGTGATCGAAGCGGCGCGCCTGTTCGAATCCGCGGGCGCCGTCGTCGAACCCGTCGATCCGTTCCTGACCACCGAAATGCTCACCGGACTCGACCGGTTCTGGCGGGTGCGGGCCTGGTCCGACCTGAGCGCGCTGCCCGAACAGCGGCGCGCGAAAGTCTTGCCCTACATCGCCGACTGGGCCCGCGGCGGCGCCGAACTGTCCGGAGTGGACACCTACCGTGCCTTCGCGCAGATCGACGCCTTGAGCGCCGCGACCCTCCGCGCCACCGAACCGTTCGACTTCGTGCTCTCACCCACCAGCCCGGTACCCGCCCCGCCCGCCGAATGGGCCTCGCCGACGAACGACCCCCGTCGCCCCTTCGACCACATCGGTTTCACCGTGCCGTACAACATGTCTCGCCAGCCCGCCGCCTCGGTGAACTGCGGCTACACCGCCGACGGCCAGCCGATCGGCCTGCAGATCTCCGGCCGCCGCTTCGACGACGTCGGCGTCCTGCGCACCACCGCCGCCTACGAACGCCTCCGCCCCACCCAACGCCCCTGGCCGAACTGA
- a CDS encoding aldehyde dehydrogenase family protein yields MFEPPYPGGLPVGAEWVSTVDSSTVCFPYDGSPVAEAPVGSAELARRAVDEAIAVSRAVATLPSRTRRSLLLDVGVALENEREALERLLVLESGKPLVDCRVEVARTIVTWQGAAEEVSRVHGETVPLDLLPSGDGLTGFWTRRPIGVVIGIAGFNYPLLLASHKIAPAIAAGCPVVCKPAPQTPLATLWLVHLVREAAAKLGAPAEMVQLVTGDAEVGSTLVTDPRVGAVSFTGSAEVGHRIARAAAPRKTLLELGSNSALIVAEDADLAAAVDAVIRGGFYASGQACISVQRVLLTAPVADEFTAALLAHIGDIATGDPRDETTRVAALVDSAATERALSWVSAAVAAGARLLAGGEADGTVIRPTVLAEVPDDADCWAEEVFAPVVCLRTVSDVDEAFAVANASRYGLHASVFSRSLRTAFRALDELEVGGVVINEVPGFRSDTMPYGGVKDSGIGREGPRFAVEELTVTRMAVIRP; encoded by the coding sequence ATCTTCGAACCGCCCTATCCCGGCGGACTCCCGGTCGGCGCCGAATGGGTGTCCACAGTGGACTCGTCGACGGTGTGCTTTCCCTACGACGGTTCTCCCGTCGCCGAGGCGCCGGTGGGTTCCGCGGAGCTGGCGCGGCGTGCCGTGGACGAAGCGATCGCCGTTTCGCGCGCCGTGGCGACGCTTCCGTCGCGGACAAGGCGTTCGCTCCTGCTCGACGTCGGTGTCGCGCTGGAAAACGAGCGGGAGGCGCTGGAACGGCTTCTCGTGCTGGAGAGCGGAAAACCTCTCGTCGACTGCCGGGTCGAAGTGGCCCGCACGATCGTCACCTGGCAAGGGGCCGCCGAAGAGGTGTCCCGCGTGCACGGCGAGACCGTGCCGCTCGACCTGCTGCCCTCCGGCGACGGGCTCACCGGGTTCTGGACCAGACGGCCGATCGGGGTCGTGATCGGCATCGCCGGGTTCAACTACCCGCTGCTGCTGGCATCGCACAAGATCGCGCCCGCGATCGCGGCCGGGTGCCCCGTGGTGTGCAAACCCGCGCCGCAGACGCCGCTCGCGACACTTTGGCTGGTGCACCTCGTCCGCGAGGCCGCCGCGAAGCTCGGCGCGCCCGCGGAAATGGTCCAGCTGGTCACCGGGGACGCCGAGGTCGGTTCGACGCTCGTCACGGATCCTCGCGTCGGCGCGGTGTCGTTCACCGGATCGGCCGAGGTGGGGCACCGGATCGCGCGTGCCGCCGCACCGCGCAAAACGCTGCTCGAACTCGGCTCCAACTCGGCACTGATCGTCGCCGAGGACGCCGATCTCGCCGCGGCCGTGGACGCGGTGATCCGTGGCGGGTTCTACGCGTCCGGGCAGGCGTGCATCTCCGTCCAGCGGGTGCTGCTCACCGCACCGGTCGCCGACGAGTTCACCGCCGCGCTGCTGGCCCACATCGGCGACATCGCGACAGGCGATCCGCGCGACGAGACCACCAGGGTCGCCGCGCTCGTCGACTCCGCCGCCACCGAACGGGCGCTGTCCTGGGTTTCCGCCGCGGTCGCCGCGGGGGCGAGGCTGCTCGCCGGTGGCGAGGCGGACGGCACGGTCATCCGCCCCACCGTGCTCGCCGAGGTTCCCGACGACGCCGACTGCTGGGCGGAAGAGGTGTTCGCCCCGGTCGTCTGCCTGCGCACGGTGTCCGATGTGGACGAAGCGTTCGCAGTGGCCAACGCCTCGCGGTACGGCCTGCACGCGAGCGTTTTCAGCCGTTCGCTGCGCACCGCGTTCCGCGCGCTCGACGAACTGGAAGTGGGTGGTGTGGTGATCAACGAAGTCCCGGGGTTCCGCTCGGACACCATGCCCTACGGCGGGGTGAAGGATTCCGGGATCGGCCGCGAAGGCCCGCGGTTCGCCGTCGAAGAGCTGACTGTGACCAGGATGGCGGTGATCCGGCCATGA
- a CDS encoding SDR family NAD(P)-dependent oxidoreductase — protein MSDARERIEDTSGYANLFRLDGKRAVVLGAGSGIGRESARALAAHGAEVICADRDPGAAAETGAGEVYELDLLDREGVARAAREFGALDVVVLTAAMNVRKRILDYTREEFDRVVALNLGATFEVVRVFGGPMVERGAGSIIGFSSIRGTTVEPGQGVYAATKAGLVQFFRTAAAEFGPAGVRVNAIAPGVVETPLTAQIKADPSWYEAYAEKSALGRWAKPSELAGAVVYLASDAASFVTGSVLAVDGGWTAVDGRYTPPAS, from the coding sequence ATGAGTGACGCTCGCGAGCGAATCGAAGACACGAGCGGGTACGCGAACCTCTTCCGGCTCGACGGCAAGCGCGCGGTCGTGCTCGGCGCCGGGAGCGGGATCGGCAGGGAGTCGGCACGCGCGCTCGCCGCCCACGGCGCCGAGGTGATCTGCGCCGACCGCGATCCCGGCGCGGCGGCGGAAACCGGCGCCGGCGAGGTGTACGAGCTGGACCTGCTCGACCGCGAAGGCGTCGCACGCGCGGCCCGCGAATTCGGCGCCCTGGACGTCGTGGTGCTGACCGCCGCGATGAACGTCCGCAAGCGGATCCTCGACTACACGCGCGAGGAGTTCGACCGCGTCGTCGCGCTGAACCTCGGGGCGACGTTCGAGGTCGTGCGCGTGTTCGGCGGCCCGATGGTCGAACGCGGCGCGGGCAGCATCATCGGGTTCTCGTCGATCCGCGGTACCACCGTCGAACCGGGCCAGGGGGTTTATGCCGCCACCAAGGCGGGCCTCGTCCAGTTCTTCCGCACCGCGGCCGCCGAGTTCGGGCCCGCGGGCGTCCGGGTCAACGCGATCGCGCCCGGCGTCGTCGAAACACCGCTGACCGCGCAGATCAAGGCCGATCCGAGCTGGTACGAGGCCTACGCGGAGAAGAGCGCGCTCGGCAGGTGGGCGAAGCCGAGCGAACTCGCGGGCGCCGTCGTGTACCTCGCCTCCGACGCGGCGAGCTTCGTCACCGGCAGCGTGCTCGCCGTGGACGGCGGCTGGACGGCGGTCGACGGCCGCTACACCCCACCGGCATCGTGA
- a CDS encoding DUF3558 family protein, with product MGKCATVLTSCWALLLIGCSGAPDPQPATSIPTSPPPTKAVDVARYREHPCQIMPKTIDERFQLSNRKEALNQVVPPVKMSGSTCEAYRAPASVPDAILILYSEGQPASEVRSYQLPSAKAKPVSVRGFPAIAWQLTSADTPGGSPICIVFADFAGNQALAASFSLAAGDHGDVCGGAQQVLDLVLEKLVG from the coding sequence ATGGGCAAATGCGCCACGGTATTGACATCGTGCTGGGCACTGCTGCTGATCGGTTGCTCCGGCGCACCTGATCCCCAACCAGCTACCTCGATACCGACTTCACCGCCTCCGACGAAGGCGGTCGACGTGGCGCGGTATCGGGAGCATCCATGCCAAATCATGCCCAAGACCATCGACGAACGCTTCCAACTCAGCAACCGAAAAGAAGCCCTGAACCAAGTCGTGCCGCCGGTCAAAATGTCGGGTTCGACCTGCGAGGCATACCGAGCACCGGCTAGCGTGCCCGATGCCATCCTGATCCTCTACTCAGAAGGGCAACCCGCATCCGAGGTGCGCTCGTATCAACTGCCCTCTGCCAAGGCCAAACCAGTGTCTGTTCGCGGCTTTCCCGCGATTGCCTGGCAACTCACCTCGGCGGATACCCCAGGCGGCTCTCCCATTTGCATCGTCTTCGCCGACTTCGCGGGCAATCAGGCTCTCGCAGCGTCCTTCAGCTTGGCCGCCGGTGATCACGGTGATGTGTGCGGGGGCGCGCAGCAGGTGTTGGATCTGGTGTTGGAGAAGCTGGTCGGGTGA
- a CDS encoding HpcH/HpaI aldolase/citrate lyase family protein, with translation MPDSPGPDRPATVKPRRSVLYMPGANERALEKAKTLAADALILDLEDAVAPDDKEAARDRVCAAAASGEYGEREITIRVNAIDTEWHDADLRAAAQAGPAAVVVPKVSSAREVQNIERALELSGAPEHTKIWAMLETPTAILHAEEIVSASDRLTVLVMGTNDLAKELHTEAAPDRAPLLGALSMALLATRAHGKVILDGVYNDVKDLEGFEAECVQARQFGFDGKTLVHPGQLEPCNRVFSPSEKEVENARKIIDAFESAGKGVVTVDGRMIESLHVDNARRILALAATASS, from the coding sequence ATGCCTGATTCACCCGGACCGGACCGGCCCGCGACCGTCAAGCCGCGCAGATCCGTGCTGTACATGCCGGGCGCCAACGAGCGCGCGCTGGAAAAGGCGAAGACTCTCGCCGCGGACGCGCTGATCCTCGACCTCGAGGACGCGGTCGCCCCCGACGACAAGGAAGCCGCACGCGACCGGGTGTGCGCCGCGGCCGCCTCCGGCGAATACGGCGAGCGGGAAATCACGATCAGGGTCAACGCGATCGACACCGAATGGCACGACGCGGACCTGCGCGCCGCCGCACAGGCCGGTCCGGCAGCGGTAGTCGTGCCGAAGGTTTCTTCGGCCCGCGAAGTGCAGAACATCGAACGCGCGCTCGAACTTTCGGGCGCCCCGGAGCACACCAAGATCTGGGCGATGCTCGAAACGCCGACCGCGATCCTGCACGCCGAGGAAATCGTTTCGGCCAGCGACCGGCTGACCGTGCTGGTGATGGGCACGAACGACCTGGCCAAGGAACTGCACACCGAAGCCGCGCCGGATCGCGCACCGCTGCTCGGCGCGCTCTCGATGGCGCTGCTCGCCACCCGCGCGCACGGCAAGGTGATCCTCGACGGCGTCTACAACGACGTGAAGGACCTCGAAGGCTTCGAAGCGGAATGCGTGCAGGCCAGGCAGTTCGGCTTCGACGGCAAGACGCTCGTGCACCCCGGCCAGCTCGAACCGTGCAACCGGGTCTTCTCCCCTTCGGAGAAAGAGGTCGAAAACGCCCGCAAGATCATCGACGCCTTCGAATCCGCGGGCAAGGGCGTGGTCACCGTGGACGGGCGGATGATCGAAAGCCTCCATGTCGACAACGCGCGCCGAATCCTCGCCCTCGCGGCGACCGCGTCGTCGTGA